The following coding sequences lie in one Dehalococcoidia bacterium genomic window:
- a CDS encoding IS1595 family transposase has protein sequence MNTKQIKFTKKDFAKMFPDNDSCLEWLKNHLYPDGIYCPICKQITPHAKLRQRPVYACDICRHQISPLAYTIFHKSTTPLKTWFEAIFEMSTTRTGYSAKALQRSTGVTYKTAWRMFKQIRSMLGENTGKMFGMVEADETYIGGKEKNKHASKRIQSGRGTIGKLAVMGAVERNGRVTTARLQGTTIPEMHKFIYANISPTATLYSDEHSGYDGLNGYNHISVKHHAGEYVKGTAHTNTIEGFWSLVKRGISGVYHHVSPDYLQTYVNEYSFRYNHRKDERPMFHSFLNQI, from the coding sequence ATGAATACCAAGCAGATTAAATTCACTAAAAAAGATTTCGCCAAGATGTTCCCCGATAACGATTCCTGCCTTGAATGGCTCAAGAACCATCTTTATCCAGACGGGATTTATTGCCCGATTTGCAAGCAGATTACACCTCATGCCAAATTGCGCCAGCGACCTGTTTATGCTTGCGATATTTGCAGACATCAAATCTCGCCATTGGCTTATACGATATTCCACAAGTCCACCACACCGCTTAAAACATGGTTTGAGGCTATCTTTGAAATGTCCACCACTAGAACGGGCTATTCTGCCAAAGCACTCCAAAGAAGCACTGGCGTAACTTATAAAACGGCGTGGCGAATGTTTAAGCAGATTCGTTCTATGCTCGGCGAGAACACGGGTAAAATGTTTGGCATGGTAGAGGCGGATGAAACCTACATAGGCGGAAAAGAAAAGAACAAACACGCCAGCAAGAGGATACAGAGCGGTAGAGGCACGATTGGCAAGCTGGCGGTCATGGGTGCTGTTGAACGCAATGGCAGAGTAACAACCGCACGGCTTCAAGGCACTACCATTCCCGAAATGCACAAGTTTATTTATGCCAATATAAGCCCTACTGCCACGCTGTACAGCGATGAACATTCTGGCTATGATGGGCTTAACGGCTATAACCATATCAGCGTCAAACATCATGCTGGCGAATACGTTAAAGGAACGGCTCACACCAATACCATTGAGGGCTTCTGGTCGCTGGTTAAGCGTGGCATATCTGGCGTTTATCATCATGTTAGCCCTGACTATCTACAAACCTATGTAAACGAAT